A genome region from Dolichospermum compactum NIES-806 includes the following:
- a CDS encoding HNH endonuclease: MQRAKFRCEYCCLSQAGQAATFHIDHIIPVVAGGGTTSDNLALACVSCSLRKSARQTVTDPETKKEVSIFNPRQQVWTENFRWDDVRVVGLTATGRGTQSCRC, translated from the coding sequence ATGCAGCGTGCAAAATTTAGGTGTGAATATTGTTGTTTGTCTCAAGCAGGACAAGCTGCAACATTTCACATAGATCATATTATTCCGGTTGTGGCTGGTGGTGGAACAACATCTGATAATTTAGCTCTTGCTTGTGTGTCATGCTCACTGCGTAAATCTGCTAGACAAACAGTAACAGATCCAGAAACAAAAAAAGAAGTATCTATTTTTAATCCCCGTCAACAAGTATGGACAGAAAACTTTCGCTGGGATGATGTGAGAGTGGTAGGATTAACAGCTACAGGAAGAGGAACGCAATCTTGCCGTTGCTAA
- the ileS gene encoding isoleucine--tRNA ligase: protein MTETGKYKDTVNLPKTNFDMRANAIKREPEIQKFWEENHIYSQLAQNNPGELFILHDGPPYANGQLHIGHALNKILKDIINRYHLLQGRKIRYVPGWDCHGLPIELKVLQNMKQGERQNLTPLQLRQKAKEFALKTVDEQRESFKRYGIWGDWENPYLTLKPEYEAAQIGVFGEMFLKGYIYRGLKPVHWSPSSKTALAEAELEYPEGHVSRSIYAAFPVVKVAEGLKASLDGFLPDLDVAVWTTTPWTIPGNLAVAVNAALEYAVVEVEPHPLTPSPQARRGDEKEEVASTPQAGNEEFTSPSLLAERGTEGVRFRYLIVAAELVDRLGEVLDCELTVKAKFSGQNLEGTIYRHPLFDRESPVVVGGDYITTESGTGLVHTAPGHGQEDYIVGQRYGLPILAPVDDSGNFTDEAGKFSGLNVLGDGNQGIIDALNEAGSLLKEEAYPHKYPYDWRTKKPTIFRATEQWFASVAGFREEALKAISSVRWIPAQGENRITPMIAERSDWCISRQRSWGVPIPVFYDEATGEVLLNADTINHVQAIFAEKGSDAWWELSVEELLPETYRNNGKTYRRGTDTMDVWFDSGSSWAAVAKQRPELCYPVDMYLEGSDQHRGWFQSSLLTSVAVNGIAPYKTVLTHGFVLDENGRKMSKSVGNVVDPQLMIQGGTNQKQQPAYGADVLRLWVSSVDYSGDVRLGGNIIKQLADVRNKIRNTARFLLGSLHDFDPQKDAVAFDDLPDLDKYMLHRIREVFNEVTEAFDSFQFFRFFQTVQNFCVVDLSNFYLDVAKDRLYISCADAFRRRSCQTVLQVALENLARAIAPVLCHTAEDIWQFIPYETQYKSVFQAGWVQVDDKWDNPELAEFWKTLRRIRGDVNKVLEQARTEKLIGSSLEAIALIYLSDEKLSTAIEPLNVSGNGIDELRYLFLTSNVQLLDTPDALKGLKTLRVQGEDNWDIGVVNAADYEHDGKSYQKCDRCWNYSPHVGESAEHPLLCERCIPALAGEF from the coding sequence GTGACCGAAACTGGAAAATACAAAGATACCGTCAACTTACCCAAGACTAACTTCGATATGCGGGCAAACGCAATCAAGCGCGAACCCGAAATCCAAAAATTCTGGGAAGAAAACCACATTTATTCTCAACTGGCACAAAACAATCCTGGCGAATTATTTATACTGCACGATGGTCCTCCCTATGCTAACGGTCAGTTGCATATTGGTCATGCTTTAAATAAGATTCTCAAAGATATTATTAACCGCTACCATTTGCTACAAGGTCGTAAAATTCGCTACGTTCCTGGCTGGGATTGTCACGGATTGCCTATTGAGTTGAAAGTTCTGCAAAATATGAAACAGGGAGAACGGCAAAATCTCACTCCTTTGCAATTGCGTCAAAAAGCGAAAGAGTTCGCACTGAAGACGGTTGATGAACAACGAGAAAGCTTTAAACGCTATGGGATTTGGGGTGATTGGGAAAATCCTTATTTAACCTTAAAACCGGAATACGAAGCCGCGCAAATTGGCGTTTTTGGGGAAATGTTCCTCAAAGGTTATATTTATCGCGGTTTAAAGCCTGTGCATTGGAGTCCTAGTTCTAAAACCGCTTTAGCAGAAGCAGAGTTAGAATATCCTGAAGGTCACGTTTCTCGCAGTATTTACGCCGCTTTCCCGGTGGTTAAGGTTGCCGAAGGGTTAAAAGCTAGTTTGGATGGCTTCTTGCCTGATTTGGACGTGGCTGTGTGGACTACTACACCCTGGACTATCCCCGGTAATTTGGCTGTGGCTGTGAATGCTGCGCTGGAGTATGCGGTGGTGGAAGTAGAACCCCACCCCCTAACCCCCTCCCCGCAAGCGAGGAGGGGGGATGAGAAAGAGGAAGTTGCTTCCACCCCACAAGCAGGAAATGAAGAATTTACCTCCCCCTCTCTGCTTGCGGAGAGGGGGACTGAGGGGGTGAGGTTTCGATATCTCATTGTTGCGGCTGAGTTGGTTGATAGGTTAGGAGAGGTTTTAGATTGTGAGTTAACGGTAAAAGCTAAATTCTCTGGTCAGAATTTGGAAGGTACTATTTACCGTCATCCTCTTTTTGACCGTGAAAGTCCGGTGGTGGTTGGTGGTGATTATATCACTACTGAGTCGGGGACTGGGTTGGTTCATACTGCGCCTGGTCATGGTCAAGAGGATTATATTGTTGGTCAGCGTTACGGTTTGCCGATTCTTGCCCCTGTTGATGATAGTGGTAATTTTACGGATGAGGCTGGTAAGTTTTCTGGTTTAAATGTTTTGGGTGATGGTAATCAAGGGATTATTGACGCTTTGAATGAAGCGGGTTCTCTGTTGAAGGAGGAAGCCTATCCTCACAAGTATCCTTATGATTGGAGAACGAAGAAACCAACGATTTTTCGCGCTACTGAACAATGGTTTGCTTCTGTGGCAGGATTTAGGGAGGAGGCTTTAAAGGCTATTTCATCTGTGCGTTGGATTCCGGCGCAAGGTGAAAACCGCATCACGCCGATGATAGCAGAAAGATCCGATTGGTGTATTTCTCGTCAACGTTCTTGGGGTGTGCCGATTCCGGTGTTTTATGATGAAGCGACTGGGGAAGTTTTGCTGAATGCGGACACGATTAACCACGTTCAAGCTATTTTTGCCGAAAAGGGTTCTGATGCTTGGTGGGAGTTGTCGGTAGAGGAGTTGTTACCGGAAACATATCGCAATAATGGCAAGACTTACCGCCGAGGTACAGATACAATGGATGTCTGGTTTGATTCTGGTTCTTCTTGGGCAGCGGTGGCGAAGCAAAGACCGGAGTTGTGCTATCCTGTGGATATGTATTTGGAAGGTTCTGACCAACATCGCGGTTGGTTTCAATCTTCTTTGTTAACCAGTGTGGCGGTTAATGGCATTGCACCTTATAAAACGGTTTTGACTCATGGTTTCGTCTTGGATGAAAATGGACGAAAAATGAGCAAATCGGTGGGGAATGTGGTAGATCCTCAATTGATGATTCAAGGTGGGACTAACCAAAAACAACAACCTGCTTATGGTGCGGATGTTTTGCGATTGTGGGTTTCTTCGGTTGATTATTCTGGTGATGTGCGGTTGGGTGGTAACATCATCAAGCAATTAGCTGATGTGAGAAATAAGATTCGCAACACGGCGCGGTTTTTATTAGGGAGTTTGCATGATTTTGATCCTCAGAAGGATGCTGTAGCTTTTGATGATTTGCCAGATTTGGATAAATATATGCTGCACCGCATCCGTGAGGTGTTTAATGAGGTGACGGAAGCTTTTGATAGTTTCCAGTTTTTCCGCTTTTTCCAAACTGTGCAGAATTTCTGTGTTGTGGATTTGTCGAACTTTTATTTGGATGTTGCGAAAGATAGATTATATATCAGTTGTGCTGATGCTTTCCGTCGTCGTAGTTGTCAAACGGTGTTGCAAGTTGCTTTGGAGAATTTAGCCAGAGCGATCGCCCCTGTTTTGTGTCATACTGCGGAGGATATCTGGCAATTTATCCCCTACGAAACACAATATAAATCAGTGTTTCAAGCTGGTTGGGTGCAAGTGGATGATAAATGGGATAATCCTGAATTAGCGGAATTTTGGAAAACACTGCGCCGGATTCGTGGTGATGTTAATAAGGTTTTAGAACAAGCACGGACAGAAAAGTTAATTGGTTCTTCTCTAGAAGCTATTGCTTTGATTTATCTGAGTGATGAAAAATTATCCACTGCTATCGAACCTTTGAATGTTAGCGGTAATGGAATTGATGAATTACGGTATTTGTTCCTAACTTCCAATGTGCAATTATTAGATACTCCTGACGCATTAAAAGGATTAAAAACTTTGCGGGTTCAAGGTGAGGATAATTGGGATATTGGCGTAGTCAATGCCGCAGATTACGAACATGATGGAAAATCATATCAGAAATGCGATCGCTGTTGGAACTATTCTCCCCATGTTGGTGAATCAGCAGAACATCCATTATTGTGTGAACGCTGTATTCCCGCTTTAGCTGGAGAGTTCTAA